The genomic interval CCTGCTCGGAGGACAGGTGGTCTCTTAGTGGGGACGTCCCCTTTGCCAGCCGCTTTCTTCTCGGCCCGGGccaacagcctctgcttcttttctttctttgtttctgttctaTACTTGTGGGCCAGCTTAAGCAGCTGAGTAGCTGGTAAAACACTCTTCGGTTTAGGCTTATAGTCAAGGTTCTAATCCTCATCACTTAATATGAATGCTAGATCGCTGTCCTGGTATATAAGAACTATAATGACAACTGCAGTTCAAGAAACCAAACCATTGACCCTCACGTTCTGGATGAAATAAGGAAATCACTGATTTTAATAAACTCATCAACTTCAAAAGCTCCCCTCACCCAAAAGCCTCAGATCTAGAACTGTCAGTGCAGAGTCCCTGCCTGAGAAACTCCTTTCCACGTGACAGAACCTCACCTGTTTGGCGATCCAGGGCCTGGGTGAACTGGTTAATTGCAGGGGGCACTTTCAGCCGCTTATAAAGGATGGCTCTTTGCCGCTGCAACCTGATATAGCGGGGCCATTTCACAAAGCGGGTGAGGTCTCTTTTGGGCTGGACGTCTTGTCCTGAGAAGTAAAGGGTGACATTGACCAAGGCTGAAATTCCGTGTCAAGTTCCTGTCTGGGGCCACTCATAAGGGTGTTGCTGCATCAGCGATCTTGATGGTTTAAAACGTCATCAACATCTTTCAAATAGCAAATAATCTTTTACATCATCTGTACACAAACACCTGAGAACGCGAGCTCTCGAGAGCACCACGCCTTTCCTAGCAAGAAGCCAAGGTGCTACCAAGTACAGCAGAATTGCAGTCCCAGGGCCTCGCTGGGACAACACTACTGTACTTGGATTCAGCTTGGCCATCCGAAAATAAGGCCACCACCCTATTGAGCCGAATGCTCTCTCAGCAACTCCCAAGGAAAACAAGAGACACACCATCTCTGCCCCTGTCTCTAAGGGACACAGGTTAAGGACTGAGACCACGTCACACCCACTAAAACCTACAAGATCCAAGTCAGTCCCATTACATTTCCCTGGGAAAAACATAGACGTTTCCATTCTACCGTTTGTTACTCACCAATCCCAAAATTTTTTGGCCGTTTCTCAAACAGTGGATTCAccactttcttggcctcctgcttcttcacgACAGCAGGGGCCGgagccaccttcttccccttggctttctttcctttcgGCTGGGTAGAAAGAAAATCCCGGTTAAACCGCCGCCTCCTTCGTCGGAAGGTCTCAGGCTGGCTCCCTCAAAACAAGGGGCACCGACGGCCCCTGCCGAAACCAGGCCGGCGAGCTGCGTCCTGAAGCCCCCCGGCGCCACCCCAGCCTGTGCAGCTGCGACCTTGCTTGCTGGGAACGTCCTAGCTCTTACTCAACGGTAGCATCTCTCATCAGCCGCACGAGCACGCAGCCCCCGAACCCCGAGTGGCCGGAGCCCGGCCAAGGCCGCGACCACGTTCTCGTCCCGTCGCCCGCCCAGGAGACGCCCGGGACAGGACTCATGGCGCCTGAACCGCGGCCCCGCAGGCTCCAAAAGCAGCGGGAGCGGGCTCGGAACTCGTTGGTCAAAGCCTCTGGGGCGGCCCTCAGAAAAACCAGAAGTAGCTAGTGCTCCGAGCACCGCGGCGCTCCCGGCTCTCCACCAGCCCAGCGGCATCGGGCCCAACGCCTCCCTCTCCCGGCCGCCCAGGGCTTTAGTCCCTCTCAATGTCTCCGTGCCACACGGGGTACAGCTTTCCTAGAGCTAGAGAAAGCAGCAGGCCCTGTGGGGCCACGCCTAGACGAGGATGGCAGCGGATAAATCCGGGACCCGACTACCCCATCGCGGAACTACATCTCACTCACCATCTTGGCCGTCgggaagagagagaatggaaaggGAACTGTGGGTAATAAGTATGCGGCCTCGAAGATCGCGAGAGTTGATGCCGGCGCGGGATTTCATACTTAAAGCAACAGGACTACTATAAACCTAAAAATCGACGCAGGGCGGAGAGGCCGCGGCGGCAGACTAGGTTTTCGGACT from Saimiri boliviensis isolate mSaiBol1 chromosome 3, mSaiBol1.pri, whole genome shotgun sequence carries:
- the LOC101052852 gene encoding large ribosomal subunit protein eL8, encoding MPLGWWRAGSAAVLGALATSGFSEGRPRGFDQRVPSPLPLLLEPAGPRFRRHESCPGRLLGGRRDENVVAALAGLRPLGVRGLRARSQPETFRRRRRRFNRDFLSTQPKGKKAKGKKVAPAPAVVKKQEAKKVVNPLFEKRPKNFGIGQDVQPKRDLTRFVKWPRYIRLQRQRAILYKRLKVPPAINQFTQALDRQTATQLLKLAHKYRTETKKEKKQRLLARAEKKAAGKGDVPTKRPPVLRAGVNTVTSLVEKKKAQLVVIAHDVDPIELVVFLPALCRKMGVPYCIIKGKARLGRLVHRKTCTTVAFTHVNSEDKGALAKLVEAVRTNYNDRYDEIRRHWGGNVLGPKSVARIAKLEKAKAKELATKLG